In the Grimontia kaedaensis genome, one interval contains:
- a CDS encoding flavin prenyltransferase UbiX, whose translation MATSMSDKRITLAWSGASGAPYGLRLLECLLAADYEVYLLVSSAARVVLATEHGLKLPSGPEAAKEALVKHLNVPTDKLVVCGKEDWFSPVASGSAAPKKMVVCPCSAGSLAAIAHGMSDNLAERAADVVLKERGQLLLVVRETPFSTLHLENMLKLSQMGVTIMPAAPGFYHQPKSIDDLVDFMVARILDHLGIEQVLVPRWGYDQREK comes from the coding sequence ATGGCAACTTCAATGAGCGACAAACGCATCACACTGGCATGGAGCGGTGCTTCTGGTGCGCCTTATGGACTCCGTCTGCTGGAGTGCTTGTTGGCGGCAGACTATGAAGTCTATCTGCTGGTGTCATCTGCTGCGCGTGTAGTGTTGGCCACTGAGCATGGTTTAAAACTGCCATCAGGCCCAGAAGCGGCAAAAGAAGCTTTGGTGAAACACCTCAATGTACCGACTGATAAATTGGTGGTGTGTGGTAAAGAAGATTGGTTTTCGCCAGTCGCATCTGGCTCCGCAGCGCCCAAGAAAATGGTAGTGTGCCCATGCTCCGCTGGCTCGCTGGCGGCGATTGCCCATGGGATGTCGGATAATCTGGCAGAGCGTGCTGCCGATGTCGTTTTGAAAGAGCGAGGCCAATTGCTTTTGGTGGTGCGTGAAACGCCGTTTTCCACATTACATTTAGAGAACATGCTGAAGCTGTCGCAAATGGGTGTGACCATCATGCCGGCGGCACCGGGCTTTTATCACCAACCCAAGTCCATAGACGATCTGGTGGACTTTATGGTGGCGCGTATTCTTGACCATCTTGGTATTGAGCAAGTCCTTGTGCCAAGGTGGGGCTATGACCAGCGTGAAAAGTAA
- a CDS encoding universal stress protein — MYKHILVPVDLNDESFADKAVEHAVWLAEQTGATLHLLTALPGIHNSMVQSYFPEDAARQMKQDVRNNLKAFAERIVPEGVTYDLSVAEGKPYKAIVKTADNLACDLIVMPSHKRSKANKLIIGSVASKVLEQSKINVLIMKPQG, encoded by the coding sequence ATGTATAAACACATTCTGGTCCCTGTTGATTTGAATGATGAAAGCTTTGCTGATAAGGCAGTTGAGCACGCTGTTTGGCTGGCAGAACAAACAGGTGCCACTCTGCACCTGCTCACTGCGCTGCCGGGAATTCATAACTCCATGGTGCAGTCATACTTCCCCGAAGATGCCGCCCGCCAAATGAAGCAAGACGTTCGTAACAACCTGAAAGCCTTTGCTGAACGCATCGTGCCAGAGGGCGTGACGTACGATTTGTCAGTGGCTGAAGGCAAACCTTACAAGGCCATCGTCAAAACCGCTGACAACCTAGCCTGTGATTTGATTGTGATGCCCAGCCACAAGCGCTCTAAAGCCAACAAACTGATTATCGGTTCTGTGGCATCCAAGGTACTGGAGCAGTCAAAAATCAACGTGTTGATCATGAAGCCACAAGGCTGA
- the mpl gene encoding UDP-N-acetylmuramate:L-alanyl-gamma-D-glutamyl-meso-diaminopimelate ligase, producing the protein MHIHILGICGTFMGGAAILARQLGHKVTGCDANVYPPMSTLLESQGIEIIQGYDPSQLDPAPDLVVVGNAMSRGNPCVEYVLNHNLNYTSGPQWLLDFLLKDRWVLAVAGTHGKTTTASMLAWVLEDCGYQPGFLIGGVPGNFGISARLGETMFFVVEADEYDSAFFDKRSKFVHYHPRTLIMNNLEFDHADIFDDLHAIKRQFHHLVRTVPGIGRIIAPSNDENIKSTLEMGCWSELEFAGEDGIWKAEKRVADGSEFDVWFDGELVGMVKWDLIGDHNVSNALMTIAAARHVGVTPDLACKALGSFINTKRRLEHKGDFKGVTVYDDFAHHPTAIRTTLEGLRAKVGERRILAVLEPRSNTMKLGVHKDDIAPSLDAADEVLLFQPEHIEWSVKDVAEACKAPAQTFDEIDALVSGIVSEAKADDVILVMSNGGFGGIHDKLKAALEQR; encoded by the coding sequence TGTTTACCCACCTATGAGTACACTGCTGGAATCTCAGGGTATTGAGATTATTCAGGGCTATGACCCTTCTCAGCTTGATCCGGCTCCGGATCTGGTGGTGGTGGGTAACGCCATGAGTCGCGGCAATCCGTGTGTGGAGTATGTGCTTAATCACAACCTCAATTACACTTCAGGCCCACAGTGGCTGCTGGATTTTCTGCTAAAAGACCGTTGGGTGCTTGCTGTGGCTGGTACTCATGGCAAAACCACCACGGCAAGCATGCTGGCGTGGGTATTGGAAGATTGCGGCTACCAGCCAGGCTTCCTGATTGGTGGTGTGCCGGGCAACTTCGGCATATCTGCGCGCCTCGGTGAAACGATGTTCTTTGTGGTCGAAGCCGATGAATACGACAGTGCTTTTTTTGACAAGCGTTCTAAGTTCGTGCATTACCATCCACGCACGCTGATCATGAACAATCTTGAGTTCGATCATGCCGACATCTTCGACGATCTGCATGCTATCAAACGTCAATTCCATCATTTGGTGCGCACTGTACCGGGTATCGGTCGTATTATTGCACCCTCGAATGATGAGAACATCAAATCAACGTTGGAGATGGGCTGCTGGAGCGAGTTGGAGTTTGCTGGCGAAGACGGTATCTGGAAGGCAGAAAAGCGCGTAGCTGACGGTAGTGAATTTGATGTTTGGTTTGATGGCGAGTTGGTTGGCATGGTGAAGTGGGATCTGATTGGTGATCACAATGTCAGCAATGCACTGATGACCATCGCCGCTGCTCGTCACGTCGGCGTAACCCCAGATCTGGCTTGTAAAGCGTTAGGCAGTTTTATTAATACTAAACGCCGTCTCGAGCACAAAGGCGATTTCAAAGGTGTCACGGTTTACGATGATTTCGCCCACCATCCAACGGCGATTAGAACCACCTTGGAAGGACTTCGCGCCAAAGTGGGTGAACGTAGAATCCTTGCTGTGCTGGAGCCAAGATCCAACACGATGAAACTTGGCGTACATAAAGATGATATTGCACCGTCATTGGATGCTGCCGATGAGGTATTGCTCTTCCAGCCGGAGCATATCGAATGGTCTGTCAAAGATGTAGCGGAAGCGTGCAAAGCACCAGCGCAAACCTTTGATGAGATTGATGCACTGGTTTCAGGCATCGTCAGCGAGGCCAAAGCGGACGACGTTATACTGGTGATGAGTAATGGTGGTTTTGGTGGCATTCACGACAAACTGAAAGCTGCGTTAGAACAACGATAA